A section of the bacterium SCSIO 12696 genome encodes:
- the arfB gene encoding aminoacyl-tRNA hydrolase — protein sequence MLTVSNQVTIPEHELEFNAIRAQGAGGQNVNKVSSAIHLRFDIRASSLPGFYKQRLLNYRDQRISKDGIVVIKAQEFRTQEKNRDAALARLKELILAATAVQKKRRATKPTLASKKRRLDGKARRSKVKAMRGKVSD from the coding sequence ATGCTGACCGTATCAAACCAGGTCACCATCCCTGAGCACGAACTGGAATTTAACGCCATTCGCGCCCAGGGGGCTGGCGGCCAGAACGTCAACAAAGTCTCCAGTGCCATTCATTTGCGCTTTGATATTCGCGCTTCGTCTCTGCCGGGTTTTTACAAACAAAGGCTGCTGAATTATCGCGATCAACGCATATCCAAAGACGGCATTGTGGTCATCAAAGCTCAGGAATTTCGCACTCAGGAAAAGAATCGCGATGCCGCCCTCGCCCGCTTGAAAGAACTGATTCTGGCGGCCACCGCGGTACAGAAAAAACGCCGCGCCACCAAACCCACACTGGCGTCCAAAAAGCGTCGCCTGGACGGCAAGGCAAGACGATCAAAAGTGAAAGCCATGCGCGGCAAAGTGAGCGACTGA
- the ppk2 gene encoding polyphosphate kinase 2, giving the protein MDTSNKQTNDYDAILKESEMAVNAEASHTTNRSHQLAELRHNSEAIRRSFETGEYPYKAKLNRSRYEKQKVFLQTELLKAQRWVKETGEKIVIIFEGRDAAGKGGTIKRFMEHLNPRGARVVALEKPTDAESTQWYFQRYIKHLPSAGEIVLFDRSWYNRAGVERVMDFCTPTQYLEFMRQCPELERMLTRSGIRLFKYWFSVTQEEQASRFEARKNDPLKQWKLSPIDKASLNKWDDYTEAKEAMFFYTDTADAPWTIIKSNDKKRARLNTMEHFLASLPYDGKSKEVEKGPDPLIVGHSAHVIGNSEHILGKSLHPKQRR; this is encoded by the coding sequence ATGGACACTTCCAACAAGCAAACCAACGACTACGACGCCATTTTGAAAGAATCCGAGATGGCCGTTAATGCCGAAGCGAGCCACACCACCAACCGATCTCATCAATTGGCTGAATTGCGCCACAACAGCGAGGCCATTCGCCGTTCTTTTGAAACCGGCGAATACCCCTACAAAGCCAAATTAAATCGCTCTCGCTACGAAAAACAGAAAGTGTTCCTGCAAACCGAATTACTGAAAGCACAACGCTGGGTGAAAGAAACCGGCGAAAAAATTGTGATTATTTTTGAAGGCCGGGACGCGGCAGGCAAAGGTGGCACCATCAAGCGTTTTATGGAGCACCTGAACCCTCGCGGTGCCCGAGTAGTAGCCCTGGAAAAGCCCACCGACGCAGAAAGCACCCAGTGGTATTTTCAGCGCTATATCAAACACCTGCCCTCGGCCGGAGAAATCGTTCTGTTTGACCGCTCCTGGTACAACCGCGCTGGCGTAGAACGGGTGATGGACTTCTGCACCCCAACCCAGTACCTGGAATTTATGCGCCAGTGCCCAGAGCTTGAACGCATGCTCACTCGCTCTGGCATTCGTTTGTTTAAATACTGGTTTTCGGTGACTCAGGAAGAACAAGCCAGCCGTTTTGAAGCGCGCAAAAATGATCCATTAAAACAGTGGAAGCTGTCCCCCATCGACAAAGCGTCGTTAAACAAATGGGACGATTACACCGAGGCCAAAGAAGCCATGTTCTTCTATACCGACACCGCGGACGCACCCTGGACCATTATTAAATCCAACGATAAAAAGCGCGCGCGCCTCAACACCATGGAGCATTTTCTGGCAAGCCTGCCCTACGACGGCAAAAGCAAAGAGGTTGAAAAGGGACCGGACCCATTGATTGTTGGCCACAGCGCCCATGTGATTGGCAACAGCGAGCACATTTTGGGGAAATCACTACACCCCAAGCAACGACGTTAA
- a CDS encoding PHP domain-containing protein produces MTDPAAIKFDLHCHSTASDGSLPPNQLVQRAYRFGVTHLSITDHDTVAAYSQIDPQECPLTLIPGIELSTTWRKRGVHIVGLGIDLNSPAIAEAVTAQTRARQQRAERIASKLSKAGLNCPLQEIVKIANGSQLGRPHFAQYLVSTNQVANTQQAFKKYLGDGKPGDAKQHWATMEQVIHWIRASGGIAVLAHPLKYKLTRTKLLQLLDDFKALGGEAMEVASGKQVPSDTQAMMAACQQTGLLASCGSDFHHPDTHWAEIGQYAHLPDSENTVFSRLQNMGFG; encoded by the coding sequence ATGACGGATCCGGCAGCGATCAAATTTGACCTCCACTGTCACAGCACCGCGTCGGATGGCTCTTTACCACCCAATCAATTGGTGCAACGAGCATACCGCTTTGGGGTCACACATCTGTCCATCACCGATCACGATACCGTGGCGGCCTATTCGCAAATCGACCCACAGGAATGCCCGCTAACCCTGATTCCCGGCATTGAGCTGTCCACCACGTGGCGCAAGCGCGGTGTGCATATTGTTGGCCTGGGTATCGATTTGAACAGCCCGGCTATTGCCGAAGCAGTGACAGCGCAGACCCGGGCTCGCCAACAGCGCGCCGAGCGTATCGCCAGTAAACTCAGCAAAGCCGGATTAAACTGCCCCCTGCAAGAGATTGTAAAAATCGCCAATGGCAGCCAATTGGGGCGCCCTCATTTTGCCCAGTATCTGGTGTCCACAAACCAGGTAGCCAATACTCAGCAAGCGTTTAAAAAATATTTGGGCGACGGCAAGCCGGGAGACGCCAAACAACACTGGGCAACCATGGAGCAAGTGATTCACTGGATACGAGCCTCCGGTGGCATTGCGGTATTGGCTCACCCCCTGAAATACAAATTAACGCGCACAAAACTGCTGCAATTGCTGGACGACTTTAAAGCTTTAGGTGGCGAAGCCATGGAGGTAGCTTCTGGCAAACAGGTACCCTCCGACACCCAGGCAATGATGGCTGCCTGCCAACAAACAGGTTTGCTGGCATCTTGCGGCTCTGATTTTCACCACCCGGATACTCACTGGGCAGAGATTGGCCAATACGCCCACCTGCCTGACAGTGAAAATACGGTTTTTTCACGGCTACAAAACATGGGTTTCGGTTGA